From Erwinia pyri, a single genomic window includes:
- a CDS encoding sugar ABC transporter substrate-binding protein, with protein MKMTKPLLLICTMLLTPLSQAKEQTVGVALANFDLNFVSILRTQMMKELAKEKMTGQFEDAKGDVAIQVQQVENFINQGVDAIILNPVDTQAVKPMMEAASRAKIPLIFVNRKPEVPLGANMAYVGSDSALGGKMEMEALAKKMNYKGNVAILMGALSAEEARQRTKATEEVIAKYKDMKVVEKQSAKWMRNEAVDVTSGWLLNGDKIDAIAANNDEMAIGAIMALQQAGNKEVLVAGIDGTPDALQFVKSGKLALTIFQDAAGQGIGAVQTAKKMLAGGKVEGTIWIPYQTVTPENYTSFMTKNVK; from the coding sequence ATGAAAATGACCAAACCTTTACTGCTGATCTGCACCATGCTGCTGACTCCTCTCAGCCAGGCCAAAGAGCAGACCGTTGGCGTGGCGCTGGCGAACTTTGACCTGAATTTTGTCTCTATCCTGCGCACGCAGATGATGAAAGAGCTGGCTAAAGAGAAGATGACCGGTCAGTTTGAGGATGCCAAAGGGGATGTGGCGATCCAGGTGCAGCAGGTAGAGAATTTTATCAATCAGGGGGTGGATGCCATCATCCTGAATCCGGTCGATACCCAGGCGGTGAAGCCGATGATGGAAGCCGCCAGCCGGGCAAAAATCCCGCTGATCTTCGTTAACCGCAAGCCAGAAGTTCCGCTGGGCGCCAATATGGCCTACGTCGGCTCAGACTCTGCCCTGGGAGGCAAAATGGAGATGGAAGCGCTGGCGAAAAAGATGAATTACAAAGGCAACGTCGCCATTCTGATGGGGGCGCTCTCTGCCGAGGAGGCCCGCCAGCGTACCAAAGCCACCGAAGAGGTGATTGCTAAATATAAGGATATGAAGGTGGTGGAGAAACAGTCTGCAAAATGGATGCGTAACGAAGCGGTGGATGTCACCTCCGGCTGGCTGCTGAACGGCGACAAAATTGATGCTATCGCCGCCAACAACGATGAGATGGCGATTGGCGCTATCATGGCGCTGCAGCAGGCGGGCAATAAAGAGGTGCTGGTGGCGGGCATTGATGGGACGCCCGATGCGCTCCAGTTTGTGAAGTCCGGCAAACTTGCGCTGACCATTTTTCAGGACGCAGCAGGCCAGGGGATTGGAGCGGTACAGACGGCTAAGAAGATGCTGGCTGGCGGGAAAGTCGAAGGGACGATCTGGATCCCTTATCAGACCGTCACGCCGGAAAACTACACCAGCTTTATGACGAAAAACGTGAAGTAG
- a CDS encoding aldose 1-epimerase family protein, translating into MKTTLPLSPALFGDTPRTLLDNAHFKVELFRYPSGIEAVRMVNSRGYVIVLPFYGQMVWDAAFDGQRLTMGSGFKQPLPGKDIIDTYGCFAFHSGLLANGCPGADDDHPLHGEMACARMDSAWLVLDEESLALRGEAEYIKGFGHHYRALPGVTLLAERPRLLIEMAVTNLSGAAMPLQYMCHMNYAYVENGTFSQTIPESAFQLRRSIPGHVHPTPGWLEYTRQLQEDPQAFGGLTRPEMYDPEIVFFADNLAQYGRQATFSLHSPDGYGFSTSFDTAEFNFATRWILHNSDQQVAAFVLPATCRPEGASAAEKAGTLITLEPGEQRSFRVETGLAEA; encoded by the coding sequence ATGAAAACCACGCTGCCACTAAGTCCGGCGCTGTTTGGCGACACCCCGCGCACGCTGCTGGATAACGCCCATTTTAAGGTTGAACTGTTCCGTTATCCTTCCGGGATCGAAGCGGTACGGATGGTAAACAGCCGCGGCTACGTCATCGTGCTGCCCTTTTACGGCCAGATGGTCTGGGATGCGGCGTTTGACGGTCAGAGGCTGACCATGGGCAGCGGTTTTAAACAGCCGCTGCCCGGTAAGGATATTATCGATACTTATGGCTGCTTCGCGTTTCACTCCGGCCTGCTGGCTAACGGCTGCCCGGGAGCAGACGACGATCACCCGCTACACGGTGAAATGGCCTGTGCGCGCATGGACAGCGCCTGGCTGGTACTGGATGAAGAGAGCCTTGCCCTGCGGGGAGAAGCGGAATATATCAAAGGCTTCGGGCACCACTATCGCGCTTTGCCGGGCGTAACGCTGCTGGCGGAAAGACCCCGACTACTCATTGAAATGGCGGTGACCAATCTCTCAGGTGCGGCCATGCCGCTGCAGTATATGTGCCATATGAATTATGCCTATGTGGAGAATGGCACCTTCAGCCAGACGATCCCGGAGAGTGCGTTCCAGCTCCGCAGATCCATTCCGGGTCACGTCCATCCTACGCCGGGTTGGCTGGAATATACCCGTCAGCTGCAGGAGGATCCGCAGGCATTCGGCGGGCTGACGCGCCCGGAAATGTATGACCCGGAGATCGTCTTCTTTGCTGATAATCTGGCGCAGTATGGCCGACAGGCGACGTTTTCGCTGCACTCTCCCGACGGGTACGGTTTCAGCACCAGCTTCGATACGGCAGAGTTCAATTTCGCTACCCGCTGGATCCTGCACAACAGCGACCAGCAGGTTGCAGCCTTTGTGTTACCGGCAACCTGCCGTCCTGAAGGAGCCAGTGCGGCGGAAAAGGCGGGCACCCTGATTACCCTGGAGCCTGGCGAACAGCGCAGCTTCAGGGTGGAGACCGGGCTGGCTGAAGCGTAA